One Formosa agariphila KMM 3901 genomic window, AAATATCTTCAACACTTACATTAACAATTAATCCTAATGTATAATTTAGTTTTATACGATTTTCTATTTTTTTAATATTAGTAATCGTTATATTGTTAAGGTCGATACTTAAAGTTATCGGTCTACTTTTATCAATTTTATTTATTTTATGCATTAAATTATTCAACCAAATTAAATACGCTTCTTGCTGTAGTTGTAATTCAGGTTTATCATAAAATTTTTTTAACCCCACAAGAACATCATTTTCAATCTCCCAGACTATAATATTCTTACGCTTTTTATATTTTTCAACTCTATTCAGCACCTTTTCTTCTAATACTTTAAGCTGTAAAGTATCTCTAATAAAATCAATTTGTTCTGGGATATGAAATCCATAACTAATATTTAAATTAAACTCAGCACTAATATTTAACACATTAATGTCGTAAACATCGTTTTCCTTATAACGGATTGTGTTTAACCCTAACTTCTTTAATGCTTTAAAATCTGATTCTAAATTCTTTCTACTTAACACATAATAACTTTGGTTCCAATTCTCCCCTTTTCTAAAGTTTATTCCTTTTATATTTTCTGGATATGAATTGAAATATTTTGTATTAGATGTATTATGGTTTGATTGAGATGTTGATAAAGCAGAAAAATCTGAACGTTTTTCCTCTCTTTTAAAATTCTTTGCAAACGATGGGTTAGGAATAGATATAGTCCAATCCAAATCTGAATTAGAATTGTAATTATCAGGTAAATTGTCATCTACTTTACTATTAAAAAAAACAATAGCTTGAATTTCTTCAAACTCATTGTGTAGAATATTAAATGCATTCGAAATCCAAAGATTTTGATTTACACCATTTCTTAAAGCTCCAAACTCTGAAATCATTACAGGTTTTTTTGGTAATTTTTTAAATTCATTATGAAAAGAATCATATAATACCTTAAAACTAAAATCTAATTCTGGCTGACTGCTCTTGGCATAATTTAAAATATTAGCAGAAACCCAATCTACATAAGCTTCACCTGGAAAATAGTCAATGACGTGCTCTGCTTTCCACGGATTCCAGACCCATATAACATTAGTTGCCTGATTTTTTATAAATATATCATGTACGTGAATCCAAGCTTTCTTAAATCTAATATCTGCATCTTCTTGATTATCGAACCAGGGGTAAAAGGGATTATCAAATTCATGAGCAAACCTTAAAAACACTGGTTTATTAATGGATTTAAATTTTAACGAAACTTCCGATAAATAATCATCAAAATAACCATCGTTAATCAAATCAAAAACATGCTCCCCTTGAATAGAATCTGCAGTAAAAGTATTTAACCAAGGTTCCCAAGTTATCATAGGTACAGAATGTCTGTTATATACAGAATCTAAACTACTTATCGAAAAATTCTTATCTATCTCTTTGTGCCATGGGTAATAAAACGAAACAATATCTATACTTTCATTAATAGTATATTCAAATTCTGATACTTGTTTTACATTTGTAATCCCGTCATCGAACTTAGGCAAGAAGGCTCCTAAATATTTCATTTGTTTTTTTTCAGTAATTTCAACGGGTAAACCATTTTTTCGAATAGCTTCTTTTTTAGATATTATGTAACCACACCACCCTAGAATGATTAGAACTACAAATACTGAAATTTTTGAGGCTATCGAGAACATATAATCTAAAATAACCTTGTAACCTCCTTTATTTTTCCTTTGTAAATAATCTTTAAAATAATAAGGCACACGTTTTTCATATGCAAATACAAGAGTAAAAAACATTAATAAAGCGTTCCACAATGCAAACCCTGCCATGACTATAGAAAAGGGTGTAAAATCTAGCTGCAAACCAATGACTATAGCAATTAAAGAAATAATACCTAAAATTATATTGGGTAACACCATACGAAAAGGAGTCTTCTCAAAATCTGATTTTATTGTAGGTAAATAAATAACTTGTTTTCCTATAAAATTAAAAACCACTCCAATAAAAAAGACCCACCACGTTACTTGAAAAAGTAACCCACCTAAAATATGCATTCCACGCTCTTCCTTATACACGACCCACTGTTGCACATAATAACGGATACAAAGAACGCATGTAATAATAGGAATGATCATTAATGCAAAATTTATGACATTTCCATACAATGGAGAAAAAGCGCCTAACAAAGAAAAAATTGGAATTAAGAAACTTAAGAGAAATATAAAACCCGATAAATAATGGAATGGTAAAATGGCATAGTGTAATTTCTGTCGCCAAGTAAATTTTTTAAATAATTTAGGATATTCTTTAAGTAATAATTCGAAAGTTCCCTTAGACCATTTTAATTGCTGCTGATAGTAAGACACTAAAGTTGCCGGGACCAATCCCTTAGTGTAAGATTTAGGAACATACACAGATTTCCAACCTTCGGCATTTAGTTTCATAGCCGTATGCATATCTTCAGACAACCCTGCCGCATGACCACCTATGCTATCTAATGCTGTTCTTCTAAATACACAATTAGCACCTATGGCATTAACTGTACCATAACTATTCATTCCCATCATGAGTGGTCCATAAAACTGGAATGTTTGTTGTGCTGCACCCTTAGCTACTTTAGATTCATCAATATTATAATAAGCTTGTACTGTTTGAACAAAACCAATTTCGTTATCCTCAAAATAAGGTATTATGTCTTCTATAAAATTTTCTTCTGGAATATGGTCTGGATCTAAAACAAGGCATAGTTCACCTTTAGCCTGTGCTAATGCATTATTTATATTTCCTGCTTTAGCATCCTTTCTATTATTTCTCGTAACATGAATAATTCCATTTTTTTTGCAAAAAGACTTTAAAAAAGGGTCGTTAGCTTCATCACATAAATACGTCGTATGTGGATATCTATTTTTTTCTATAGCTAATAATGTTTCTATAACCATCTCTATTGGCTCTCCTGGGAAATAGGTCGTTAAAACATCTACAGTAAACTTTTTATTAGAAACTGGTTTTTTAGGTATTGATATATTCCAGTAATGATACCATATATAAAACAGCCTAAAGCTATCAAAGAGAACCACACACACTAATATCCCAAATAGGAAAGGATTATCTATTAATTCTGGGTCTATAAACCAGTAAAAAAAATTACATACACTAATAACCCCTATGAAAATCATAAGTCTGAGAATAATATTTTGTTTTCTCGTTGGGGTTTTTAAATTATTATTTTCGGTCATTTAATTTCTAATACGTAAAATGGAATATTGGCAGTAGAAAAGTTATTATGCTTATCATAAATATTTACAAATAACCTATAAGGGCCTTCTTCATTAGGAACTATGAACGTTAAGATATTACTTGAATTAGTATTTAAAGAATCCAGAACCTTATTTAATACAGAACTTTTACTCCATCGTTGATTTCCCCATGCTTCTTTATGAATTTTCCAATCGAATTGAATTGTACTATCAATATTCTTATCTATAAAAATTTGAGCTTGTTTAATTTGATTTGGCTGAAATATTAAAGGATTCTTCTCTTGAGCTATTCTCCCATCGAGTTCAAATTTTTCAATTTTTGTTGGATGAAATTTTGATTCACTTTTTCCTCCCCAAATTGATTTAAGAGTATAATAACTTTCAGATTTTCTTCCTATACTATCAAAAATATTAAACCATGTAGGAGTCCCTTCTATTTTGCTTCCCCAATAAAATACTATACTTCCTAAAGTAGTTTCATCTGGTTTAATAAAATCTTCATACCTGTTTTTAATGACTTGGGCCTTTTCTGTACTATTTAATTCTAATAAAACATTCCATTTACTACGTTCTTCTTCCCAAGGACCATGAATACCCCACTCTGTAAAATAGTAAGGTTTTGATGTAAAAAATAGAGACGTTAAGCGTTCTAATGACTTCACATCTTTTAAATTCCCAAAAACATTTAAACCTATTATATCTAAATTAGGAGCATGCATATGCAAGCCTAAAGTTTGTTTTTTTGACGTACCACTAACACTAGTTCCAACCAAGTGATTGGGATCTTCTTCATGAATAATGTCTATTAATTCATTAAACGTTCTTATAAACTCATTTTTTTCTAATACTAATGGAAACCGAATTTCATTTCCTAAATTCCAAAACAATAATGCTGGGTGATTACTGTAACGACGAACTAGTTGACGTACGTCATTTTTTAATTTCAAGTTAAAACAATCCTTTAAATATGGA contains:
- a CDS encoding glycoside hydrolase family 2 TIM barrel-domain containing protein, which translates into the protein MKKVFLIFVFFLSICLGFYIHLNKTVSIIGNKDKAVFIRKNNIGLQLFRNGKPFYIKGAGGQPYLNELSNAGGNTLRLYDTIQLSETLDKAQDLNLAVIVDIPLARPRASYNPYLKDCFNLKLKNDVRQLVRRYSNHPALLFWNLGNEIRFPLVLEKNEFIRTFNELIDIIHEEDPNHLVGTSVSGTSKKQTLGLHMHAPNLDIIGLNVFGNLKDVKSLERLTSLFFTSKPYYFTEWGIHGPWEEERSKWNVLLELNSTEKAQVIKNRYEDFIKPDETTLGSIVFYWGSKIEGTPTWFNIFDSIGRKSESYYTLKSIWGGKSESKFHPTKIEKFELDGRIAQEKNPLIFQPNQIKQAQIFIDKNIDSTIQFDWKIHKEAWGNQRWSKSSVLNKVLDSLNTNSSNILTFIVPNEEGPYRLFVNIYDKHNNFSTANIPFYVLEIK
- a CDS encoding glycosyltransferase family 2 protein, with the translated sequence MIFIGVISVCNFFYWFIDPELIDNPFLFGILVCVVLFDSFRLFYIWYHYWNISIPKKPVSNKKFTVDVLTTYFPGEPIEMVIETLLAIEKNRYPHTTYLCDEANDPFLKSFCKKNGIIHVTRNNRKDAKAGNINNALAQAKGELCLVLDPDHIPEENFIEDIIPYFEDNEIGFVQTVQAYYNIDESKVAKGAAQQTFQFYGPLMMGMNSYGTVNAIGANCVFRRTALDSIGGHAAGLSEDMHTAMKLNAEGWKSVYVPKSYTKGLVPATLVSYYQQQLKWSKGTFELLLKEYPKLFKKFTWRQKLHYAILPFHYLSGFIFLLSFLIPIFSLLGAFSPLYGNVINFALMIIPIITCVLCIRYYVQQWVVYKEERGMHILGGLLFQVTWWVFFIGVVFNFIGKQVIYLPTIKSDFEKTPFRMVLPNIILGIISLIAIVIGLQLDFTPFSIVMAGFALWNALLMFFTLVFAYEKRVPYYFKDYLQRKNKGGYKVILDYMFSIASKISVFVVLIILGWCGYIISKKEAIRKNGLPVEITEKKQMKYLGAFLPKFDDGITNVKQVSEFEYTINESIDIVSFYYPWHKEIDKNFSISSLDSVYNRHSVPMITWEPWLNTFTADSIQGEHVFDLINDGYFDDYLSEVSLKFKSINKPVFLRFAHEFDNPFYPWFDNQEDADIRFKKAWIHVHDIFIKNQATNVIWVWNPWKAEHVIDYFPGEAYVDWVSANILNYAKSSQPELDFSFKVLYDSFHNEFKKLPKKPVMISEFGALRNGVNQNLWISNAFNILHNEFEEIQAIVFFNSKVDDNLPDNYNSNSDLDWTISIPNPSFAKNFKREEKRSDFSALSTSQSNHNTSNTKYFNSYPENIKGINFRKGENWNQSYYVLSRKNLESDFKALKKLGLNTIRYKENDVYDINVLNISAEFNLNISYGFHIPEQIDFIRDTLQLKVLEEKVLNRVEKYKKRKNIIVWEIENDVLVGLKKFYDKPELQLQQEAYLIWLNNLMHKINKIDKSRPITLSIDLNNITITNIKKIENRIKLNYTLGLIVNVSVEDICLDSTLVYLKAKKLNYVFSSIDVNALKSLDSTYINTPYFITSWQDQHEMNVVSFKGLIDRKGRYKTDYFEYDALSSSSNKGVNDALKINILKPAKLAYPKSVLIYHVLLLNENDDWIIPERGDLEYEWLLVKKDKYGNRLAIEQISNEKELYLTIPNNQRLYELQLSVVNGDKVYTCLTALHTPYNVE